A genomic region of Deltaproteobacteria bacterium contains the following coding sequences:
- the bamA gene encoding outer membrane protein assembly factor BamA, with translation MAVLRYIIFIILILISLSASAPADQYIGSYNGMMISNVELKLPPDVKMEGIKAFIKTKIGTPFNLSDADNTIKLIYSTSQCSDVEMMINITADNTIAIIYRCEPIVGVEKIEFKGVHAFNNAELEHAVYIQRGTVFYTGILDKLKERIKKFYYDNGYTRAEVTAKFKKTSYSGGNIVVNIDEGQPTIINKIEVFGNPLITKAALMDEMGIKRGEPIVKNKIDSIPALLDSYYYSLGYWQVYISKLKIIYSENLDNAYISIYVNTGKKFLFEFKGNKNISNNELLDVMGIKKSAGFLNFELYKTKIEIAYKDRGFFYAKVNYHIIRGKDIHVIYNIHEGKKIYIAGIFFHGNKHESSSALKAQMLTSPWRLYAYIYDYQYNGILSPQRFDEDLKAIVYLYKMDGFLDANIKDIKIDFMDKRKEWINVNIFIDEGKQTLVKSISMSGLSEAMNAAVLNILNKIKPNSAFDMWELQNVKRAIERLYFSKGYINASVDYNYLINKHLADISFTIKEGKRIHIGRIIIVGNRQTATWVIMENLILKSGSYFIPDEVVQSRINLLRTGYFDRVEIKPLSAENGSGNTVDIEVILKERKKHGIEFSAGYSTAVGYRGTADIYDNNIMGTARSIDLHVGGGVQPQIYSFKPMFNHSNYITNQRDLELGYKENYLFRTHLTGRVNLIDSYIRNLWVGYSLKTLGAIMGVDKNIDSRIKLSLQYEFELREPLNVNPAAVLTPADVEMTQLGIISPLIFIDERNNPFNPTNGFLEIFRLDWAKNWFYSQEEYLKLYSATTKYIPLNKDLVWVISLRGGYAWPLGTTLDLPIEKRFYLGGGSTLRGFTEDSVGPIGPGNVPLGGDIMLNYQTELRIKMIWNFDGVIFTDGGNVWSSQSTFVLKGMHDIRKTAGVGLRYVTPAGALNIDIGFKLDRRTGEALTAWDFYIGTIL, from the coding sequence ATGGCCGTCCTTAGATATATCATATTTATCATATTGATCCTGATCTCTTTATCTGCAAGTGCACCTGCAGATCAATATATCGGTTCATACAATGGTATGATGATATCCAATGTTGAGCTTAAGCTTCCCCCCGACGTGAAAATGGAAGGTATAAAGGCATTTATAAAAACAAAGATAGGTACGCCCTTTAACCTTAGCGACGCAGATAACACAATAAAGCTGATATACTCAACGTCTCAATGCTCGGATGTTGAAATGATGATTAATATTACAGCAGATAATACTATCGCAATTATATATAGGTGTGAGCCTATCGTAGGAGTGGAGAAGATCGAATTTAAGGGAGTCCATGCATTTAATAATGCAGAACTCGAACACGCAGTATATATCCAAAGAGGTACTGTTTTTTACACGGGTATTTTGGATAAATTAAAAGAAAGAATAAAGAAGTTCTATTATGATAATGGATATACACGGGCAGAGGTAACTGCAAAATTCAAAAAAACCTCATACAGCGGCGGTAATATCGTTGTAAATATAGATGAGGGACAGCCTACAATCATAAATAAAATAGAGGTGTTCGGGAATCCGCTCATAACAAAAGCTGCTCTTATGGATGAGATGGGAATAAAGAGGGGCGAGCCTATCGTAAAAAATAAAATAGACAGCATACCTGCATTACTTGATAGCTACTATTATTCTCTTGGCTACTGGCAGGTTTATATATCAAAACTCAAAATAATATATTCAGAGAATCTCGATAATGCATACATAAGTATTTATGTGAATACCGGAAAGAAATTTTTGTTTGAATTTAAGGGTAATAAAAATATTAGCAATAATGAGCTTTTGGATGTTATGGGAATTAAAAAGTCGGCAGGTTTTCTCAATTTTGAGCTTTATAAAACAAAAATAGAAATCGCATACAAAGACAGAGGATTTTTTTATGCAAAAGTCAATTATCACATTATAAGGGGAAAAGATATTCATGTGATTTATAATATTCATGAAGGTAAAAAGATATACATCGCGGGTATTTTTTTCCACGGCAACAAACATGAATCAAGCTCTGCTTTAAAAGCCCAGATGTTAACATCTCCATGGAGATTGTACGCTTATATCTATGATTATCAATATAATGGAATTTTATCGCCCCAGAGATTTGATGAAGACTTAAAAGCCATTGTTTATCTATACAAGATGGACGGATTTCTTGATGCAAATATAAAGGATATCAAAATAGATTTTATGGATAAAAGGAAAGAATGGATTAATGTAAATATCTTCATAGATGAGGGCAAACAAACCCTTGTTAAAAGTATAAGTATGAGTGGCTTATCCGAAGCTATGAATGCAGCAGTTTTAAATATCTTAAATAAAATAAAACCAAATAGTGCATTTGATATGTGGGAATTGCAGAATGTCAAAAGGGCTATAGAACGATTATACTTTTCGAAAGGCTACATAAATGCCTCCGTAGATTATAATTATTTGATAAATAAACATCTTGCAGATATTTCATTTACAATAAAAGAAGGTAAAAGAATTCACATAGGAAGGATTATTATAGTTGGGAATAGGCAAACAGCTACATGGGTTATAATGGAGAATCTCATTTTAAAGAGCGGGTCATATTTTATTCCCGATGAGGTTGTGCAGAGCAGAATTAATCTTTTAAGAACCGGATATTTTGACAGGGTGGAAATAAAACCCCTGTCAGCAGAAAATGGATCAGGTAACACCGTAGATATAGAAGTGATTTTAAAAGAACGAAAAAAGCATGGTATAGAATTCTCTGCCGGTTATAGTACTGCAGTAGGCTATAGGGGTACTGCAGATATTTATGACAATAATATAATGGGCACGGCAAGATCAATTGATCTTCATGTCGGTGGAGGTGTGCAGCCTCAGATTTATTCGTTTAAACCTATGTTCAATCATAGCAACTATATAACCAATCAGAGGGATTTAGAACTTGGGTATAAAGAAAATTATTTATTCAGAACTCATTTGACGGGCAGGGTTAACCTGATTGATTCTTACATAAGAAATTTGTGGGTCGGGTACAGTTTAAAAACGCTGGGTGCAATTATGGGTGTTGATAAAAACATTGATTCCAGAATAAAATTGTCCCTGCAATATGAGTTTGAATTAAGGGAGCCTCTTAATGTTAACCCCGCTGCCGTCCTCACCCCTGCCGATGTGGAGATGACCCAGCTTGGCATTATATCTCCGCTGATCTTTATCGACGAGCGCAATAATCCATTTAACCCTACAAATGGATTTTTGGAAATCTTCAGACTTGATTGGGCAAAAAACTGGTTTTATTCTCAGGAAGAGTATCTAAAATTGTATTCTGCAACTACCAAGTACATACCCTTAAACAAAGATCTGGTATGGGTTATATCATTAAGAGGTGGTTATGCATGGCCTCTCGGGACAACGCTTGATTTACCTATAGAAAAAAGGTTCTATCTCGGCGGCGGTTCAACTTTAAGGGGATTTACAGAGGACTCTGTAGGTCCCATAGGACCGGGAAACGTACCCCTTGGAGGAGATATTATGCTGAATTATCAAACAGAGCTTCGCATAAAAATGATATGGAATTTTGATGGGGTTATATTTACAGACGGCGGTAATGTGTGGTCATCACAGTCAACATTCGTTCTGAAGGGTATGCATGATATAAGAAAAACCGCTGGTGTTGGTTTAAGGTATGTTACACCGGCTGGCGCTCTTAATATTGATATAGGCTTCAAGCTCGATAGAAGGACGGGAGAGGCTCTTACGGCATGGGACTTCTACATAGGTACAATCTTGTAG
- a CDS encoding translocation/assembly module TamB domain-containing protein: MIKERKTKVYIFYGIIVLLLLVIGIVFGTGIIERKLERKLEKYVYNKTGISVSIGNIHTYLFKSTIILSALNIKKGSSYNVSIGRVKLVFEPPSILKEKPRIKFLDLQDVHAFAVLNVGNNLFAAKRRKSNFEESIKNLPFTVDHIIVSNANLSFSIPSYKALINIKNTSMNIYTDIHNENGSGVIDLKDIYLSNNRGALTIAGVSFDGRVDRTGMMINRFRIKDNSGNIVVSGFLNNYVNPYLTMHVKASFPDVAQLNAARRIFPISFPDIQGGIDIDSRIRGSVFNPDAYGYIVFENLKIGNIQGGTGKINYTLKAHKLHIKNADIDIAGGMVKFDGSINMFDNKIPSKFVLSLDNVSFGKLLKSLGVPTPYVDASLTGKVNVKGSFNPIYFSGTTRTEFKRFSVYNDYFLASKKMKILTVKPALVDSRFIINDRYAYLYQTSAKTDHSIVYTNTALYFTGAMFLEFNSSHVDMIDVSPIASIPYTGIGAVHGYIAGPFTDIVIYGLTDFSHYGMEGIHMGHTKGGIRFSKNVLALEAIRINRGDTKAYVNGGISFTKGVRLHLVAILKHLSMADIAYNIDKKLTAGGYATGTIMIDGPVKKMNGYTDLYFSQPSVQWQSFDKGVVKISMNNGIVKFDRCIFKKGRGEINVRGTLSESNEVNLDFDSNKFFIKEIDLVNKSQLPVKALLSFTGNVYGKLTKPKADLSVKVLDSYYRDKLLSDSRIELNLKNDELFIRARLFGDSLYGDASLRIGNGYEFELASKFNNFSMSPFIKLFSKNDIANGITGKAWFVGKLKDVPDSIVGYVYLTNLTLGNHFAVLKNGGPVFVDVANNDLYFRNFLIKGKSSFLQLKGFVNFNGNIDTLVDADINLNYLPLFTNMVAGSSGRFKLDARIEGKAGHTMINGNSELNGAITLSQYPVAISSLRTSVFIRNNSITINELTGIINGGSMSGSGKIITKGILPEVFDLSLMIKGMNYVYNNTIPVHFNASLGLKGNYKQPVLQGNVDIINASYTDYINWEDELLKFQHRKYEVKSIENKKLNPLHLDVSIYANDSIVVDNNLVNSVLSMDLKVIGDIDDPVILGNITSNSGQIVYRSSTFNIDNILLTYTREHPGNPFVEVRASMENQYMVNNEYTDYMIYLNVSGELGKLNIILTSNPPNLDETDIISLLTYGVTTFDLAKSGVSSVAAYELGAAVGSKLAKDMFSEFMGSTNLNNVKKYFWIDNLQIEPYYPRGLSSTSLKVTVSKRITNNFVVNYSYDLNGYNFQRFQSEYRLSKRLYLTGDWDNEMSVIQQSNTNNNVGNIGGDLKYKLQF; this comes from the coding sequence ATGATAAAAGAAAGAAAAACTAAAGTATACATATTCTATGGTATCATAGTACTTCTATTGCTTGTTATAGGCATTGTTTTTGGTACCGGTATTATAGAGCGTAAACTCGAAAGAAAGTTAGAAAAGTACGTATATAACAAAACCGGTATTAGTGTTTCTATAGGCAATATTCATACATATTTATTTAAATCTACGATCATACTTTCAGCGCTTAATATAAAAAAAGGAAGCAGCTATAACGTAAGCATAGGACGGGTGAAATTGGTATTTGAGCCTCCAAGTATTCTTAAAGAAAAGCCAAGAATTAAGTTTTTAGACTTGCAAGACGTACATGCATTTGCCGTATTGAATGTTGGAAATAATTTGTTTGCAGCAAAAAGGCGAAAGTCGAATTTTGAGGAGAGTATAAAGAATTTGCCGTTTACGGTTGATCACATTATTGTAAGTAACGCAAACTTATCATTCAGTATTCCATCCTACAAAGCATTGATCAATATAAAAAACACTTCAATGAACATTTATACGGATATACACAACGAGAACGGCAGCGGGGTAATAGATTTGAAGGATATTTATTTATCGAATAACAGAGGTGCACTAACAATAGCTGGGGTGTCATTTGACGGCAGGGTGGACAGAACCGGTATGATGATTAACCGATTCAGAATAAAAGATAATTCCGGGAACATTGTGGTAAGTGGTTTTCTAAATAATTATGTGAATCCATATCTTACTATGCACGTTAAAGCGTCTTTCCCCGATGTTGCTCAGCTCAATGCTGCAAGAAGAATATTCCCGATTTCATTCCCGGATATTCAAGGCGGCATTGACATTGACAGCAGGATAAGGGGAAGTGTTTTTAACCCCGACGCTTATGGGTACATTGTTTTTGAAAACCTTAAAATAGGTAATATTCAGGGTGGTACAGGAAAAATCAATTATACCCTGAAGGCACATAAACTCCATATAAAAAATGCCGACATAGATATTGCGGGCGGTATGGTAAAATTCGACGGGTCAATTAATATGTTCGATAACAAAATACCTTCTAAGTTCGTGCTCAGCCTTGATAATGTAAGTTTCGGTAAACTCCTCAAGTCATTGGGAGTTCCAACACCTTATGTTGATGCATCCTTAACAGGAAAGGTGAATGTAAAAGGCAGTTTTAATCCTATTTATTTTTCAGGAACAACCCGCACTGAATTTAAAAGATTTTCTGTCTACAATGATTATTTTCTTGCGAGTAAAAAGATGAAGATCTTAACGGTGAAGCCGGCTCTCGTTGATTCCAGATTTATTATAAATGACCGGTATGCGTACCTCTATCAGACATCTGCAAAAACGGATCACTCTATCGTTTACACTAACACGGCTCTTTATTTTACAGGTGCAATGTTTCTTGAATTTAATTCATCCCACGTTGATATGATCGATGTCAGCCCAATAGCCTCTATACCGTATACAGGTATAGGAGCCGTGCACGGCTATATAGCAGGTCCATTTACAGATATTGTCATATACGGCTTAACCGATTTTTCGCATTATGGTATGGAGGGTATACACATGGGGCATACAAAAGGCGGGATAAGATTCAGTAAAAACGTCTTAGCTCTCGAAGCAATCCGGATAAACCGCGGGGATACAAAAGCTTATGTTAATGGAGGTATAAGTTTTACAAAAGGGGTAAGGCTCCATCTTGTGGCTATACTCAAACATCTTTCGATGGCTGATATCGCGTACAATATTGATAAAAAGCTTACAGCGGGTGGTTATGCCACGGGGACAATAATGATTGACGGGCCAGTAAAAAAGATGAACGGCTATACCGATCTTTATTTTTCTCAGCCATCCGTGCAATGGCAGTCCTTTGATAAAGGCGTTGTTAAAATAAGCATGAACAACGGTATTGTAAAATTCGATAGGTGCATATTTAAGAAGGGTAGGGGCGAAATAAATGTAAGGGGCACACTATCAGAAAGCAATGAGGTGAACCTTGATTTTGATTCAAACAAATTTTTCATTAAAGAGATTGATCTCGTCAATAAATCACAACTACCGGTAAAAGCATTGCTTTCTTTTACAGGCAATGTGTACGGGAAGCTGACAAAGCCAAAAGCAGACTTATCTGTAAAAGTACTGGATTCCTATTATCGAGATAAGTTATTATCCGACTCAAGAATCGAGTTGAACCTAAAGAATGATGAGCTTTTTATCCGGGCGAGGTTATTCGGTGATTCTCTGTATGGTGATGCAAGTCTCAGGATAGGTAATGGGTATGAATTTGAGCTGGCCTCAAAATTTAACAATTTCAGCATGTCTCCATTTATAAAACTTTTCTCAAAAAATGATATAGCGAACGGTATTACCGGTAAGGCATGGTTTGTGGGAAAGTTAAAAGATGTGCCGGATTCTATTGTCGGGTATGTGTACTTAACGAATCTCACGTTGGGTAATCATTTTGCTGTTCTCAAGAATGGGGGACCGGTATTTGTGGATGTGGCTAACAATGATTTATACTTCAGGAATTTTTTAATAAAAGGGAAGAGTAGTTTTTTACAGCTAAAAGGTTTTGTTAATTTTAACGGCAATATCGATACACTCGTTGATGCAGATATCAATTTAAACTATTTGCCATTGTTTACAAATATGGTTGCAGGTTCAAGCGGTAGATTTAAACTTGATGCCAGAATAGAGGGTAAAGCTGGGCATACCATGATAAACGGTAATTCAGAACTCAACGGAGCTATAACGCTTTCACAATACCCTGTTGCTATTTCATCTTTAAGAACATCGGTTTTTATCCGTAATAATAGTATTACTATAAATGAACTCACCGGCATAATCAATGGAGGCTCTATGTCTGGCAGCGGGAAAATAATTACTAAGGGGATCCTGCCGGAAGTCTTTGACCTCTCTTTAATGATTAAAGGTATGAACTATGTTTATAACAATACCATCCCTGTGCATTTTAACGCTTCACTCGGTTTGAAAGGTAATTATAAGCAGCCCGTACTTCAGGGTAACGTAGACATTATTAATGCATCATATACGGATTACATTAACTGGGAGGATGAGCTGTTAAAATTTCAACACAGAAAGTATGAAGTAAAAAGTATAGAAAATAAAAAGCTTAATCCTTTACATTTGGATGTAAGCATATACGCGAATGACAGCATAGTTGTTGATAATAATTTAGTGAACAGCGTATTAAGTATGGATTTAAAGGTTATTGGAGATATAGATGACCCTGTTATTCTGGGCAATATAACATCAAATAGCGGGCAAATTGTATATAGGTCATCTACATTTAATATAGATAATATTCTTCTTACGTACACGCGGGAGCATCCCGGAAACCCGTTTGTAGAAGTGCGTGCTTCTATGGAAAATCAATATATGGTTAATAATGAATACACTGATTATATGATTTACCTGAACGTTTCTGGTGAACTTGGCAAGCTTAATATAATACTCACGTCAAATCCCCCAAACCTTGATGAGACGGATATTATAAGTTTACTTACGTACGGTGTAACTACATTTGATCTTGCTAAAAGCGGAGTCAGCTCTGTAGCGGCTTATGAGCTTGGGGCTGCTGTAGGAAGCAAGCTTGCAAAGGATATGTTTTCCGAATTTATGGGCAGCACAAATCTGAATAATGTAAAGAAATACTTTTGGATTGATAATCTTCAGATCGAACCGTATTACCCGAGAGGTCTTTCATCGACGAGCCTAAAGGTTACTGTTTCTAAGAGGATAACCAATAACTTCGTGGTCAATTATTCTTATGATCTTAACGGATATAATTTTCAACGTTTTCAGTCCGAATACAGGCTGAGTAAAAGATTATATCTGACGGGTGATTGGGATAATGAAATGTCGGTCATACAACAATCCAATACAAATAATAACGTGGGGAATATTGGCGGAGATCTAAAATATAAATTACAATTCTGA
- a CDS encoding DNA gyrase inhibitor YacG: MKVCCPTCGKEVEWTNNPYRPFCSKRCKLIDLGKWLNEEYRIGADAHDEIVKHDKRKKN; this comes from the coding sequence ATGAAAGTGTGCTGCCCTACATGCGGTAAAGAAGTGGAATGGACCAACAATCCTTATAGACCATTCTGCTCTAAAAGATGCAAACTCATAGATCTGGGTAAATGGTTAAATGAAGAATACCGCATAGGAGCAGATGCACATGATGAGATAGTAAAACATGATAAAAGAAAGAAAAACTAA
- a CDS encoding M23 family metallopeptidase, with translation MNKKKRITVLVIPDGTEKTKRFSISIGIIKAVVLVIGIIGISFLTLIYSVFDQQYRSHELFKTKKLVVEQNNQIMNFSNKIQDLQSRLESLQQLDMKIRILANIENPRTNNNTTYSMGGPTLDMGGYSIPSSDVNKGMLVKKMNMDMNELLSKTGIEEQSLHQIYEGILDKKDILLATPSIWPARGWITSPFGMRIDPFTGKRALHEGIDIATQTGNPVIAPANGIVTHAGPDDGFGNAVIIDHGYGVTTLYGHLSRVDVKVGQIVKRGQLIGNIGDTGMSTGPHLHYQVMINGVPVNPMRYLIGSSQ, from the coding sequence ATGAATAAGAAAAAAAGAATTACTGTTTTAGTTATTCCGGATGGGACTGAAAAGACAAAGCGGTTTTCAATAAGTATTGGTATTATTAAGGCGGTTGTTCTGGTAATCGGTATTATCGGTATATCCTTTTTAACTTTAATTTACAGTGTATTCGATCAACAATATCGGTCGCACGAGTTGTTTAAAACGAAGAAATTGGTAGTAGAACAGAATAATCAGATCATGAACTTTTCAAACAAGATACAGGATTTACAATCAAGGCTCGAATCCTTGCAGCAGTTGGATATGAAGATCAGGATCCTTGCGAACATAGAGAATCCAAGAACAAACAATAATACAACGTACAGCATGGGAGGTCCAACGCTTGACATGGGAGGCTATTCAATACCATCTTCCGATGTAAATAAGGGTATGCTCGTAAAAAAAATGAATATGGATATGAATGAGCTGCTTTCAAAAACAGGTATAGAGGAACAAAGCCTGCATCAGATATATGAGGGCATACTTGATAAAAAAGACATTTTACTTGCAACGCCTTCTATCTGGCCGGCAAGGGGATGGATTACATCTCCATTTGGAATGCGTATCGATCCATTTACAGGTAAAAGGGCTCTTCATGAGGGTATCGACATTGCAACACAAACAGGTAATCCGGTTATTGCACCCGCAAACGGTATTGTAACGCATGCAGGACCCGACGATGGGTTTGGGAACGCTGTAATTATTGATCACGGTTATGGGGTAACCACACTTTATGGTCATCTCAGCAGAGTTGACGTAAAAGTAGGACAGATAGTAAAAAGGGGCCAGTTAATTGGCAATATAGGAGATACGGGCATGTCAACTGGGCCGCATCTGCACTATCAAGTAATGATAAACGGCGTACCTGTAAATCCAATGCGATATCTGATCGGCTCAAGCCAATAA
- a CDS encoding RlmE family RNA methyltransferase: protein MYVRKDSYYRLAKQKGYRSRASFKLQQLNNSYKIINKNDLVLDIGASPGGWMQVILELIGAKGVVVGIDLLDVQPLNHKNSFFLKGDILEPGIREKALSKIANKKFDAIVSDLSVNLSGNTDTDIYRNFSLVKNIIGFLNELLKSNGNFLIKLFYSTELKPYLKEIEHLFKSVYITKPDASRNSSSELYMIGKGFKIE from the coding sequence ATGTATGTAAGAAAAGACAGCTATTACAGGCTTGCAAAGCAAAAAGGCTACAGATCAAGAGCCTCTTTTAAGCTGCAGCAGCTTAACAATTCTTATAAGATCATAAACAAAAACGATCTTGTGCTTGATATCGGTGCCTCACCAGGCGGATGGATGCAGGTCATACTTGAACTCATAGGTGCAAAAGGGGTTGTAGTTGGTATTGATCTGCTTGATGTACAACCGCTAAACCATAAAAATTCGTTCTTTTTGAAAGGCGATATTCTTGAACCGGGAATCAGGGAAAAGGCACTTTCAAAAATAGCCAATAAAAAATTCGATGCTATAGTATCGGATCTGTCCGTTAATCTTTCAGGAAATACCGATACTGATATCTATAGGAATTTTTCGCTGGTAAAAAATATCATCGGATTTTTAAACGAACTTTTAAAATCAAACGGGAACTTTCTCATAAAATTGTTTTACAGTACAGAGCTAAAACCTTATTTAAAAGAGATAGAGCACCTCTTCAAATCGGTTTATATTACAAAACCGGACGCATCCCGCAACTCGTCTTCAGAACTATACATGATCGGCAAAGGATTTAAAATTGAGTGA
- a CDS encoding alpha/beta fold hydrolase produces the protein MSEKILLMHGLSGTPDDMVYLAERLKKPGYDIINITLPGHAKNPEALLPVTMEDWINAVFEQIMRIDDGVCLIGQSMGALIAVHAAYIFKDRIKSIILLAPAIKLYGIFNRIFMHALYVYGSLFHIPELYYSKKNGSDIADNHVKTAYNGYKKIPLKALFEFERLRRLAYKELKHITCPILTIYSQQDHTISKDAGITIIKLADSEIKSSIVLRRPYHVISIDLDKEQAADNILHFLDYKSKS, from the coding sequence TTGAGTGAAAAGATCCTTCTTATGCACGGGCTTTCGGGTACCCCCGACGATATGGTTTATTTAGCAGAAAGGCTTAAAAAACCGGGTTATGATATAATAAACATAACACTTCCCGGACACGCTAAAAATCCGGAGGCATTATTGCCGGTAACCATGGAGGATTGGATAAATGCCGTTTTCGAGCAGATCATGCGCATTGATGACGGAGTATGCCTTATAGGTCAATCTATGGGTGCTTTAATAGCCGTACATGCGGCTTATATCTTTAAAGACAGGATAAAAAGCATAATCCTCCTTGCGCCTGCTATAAAACTTTACGGCATCTTCAACAGGATATTTATGCATGCTCTCTATGTATATGGAAGTCTGTTCCATATACCCGAATTATATTACAGTAAGAAAAACGGCAGCGACATAGCAGATAACCATGTAAAGACCGCTTACAATGGCTATAAAAAGATACCCTTAAAAGCATTGTTTGAATTTGAAAGATTAAGAAGGCTTGCATATAAGGAACTGAAACACATCACCTGCCCCATCCTTACAATATACTCGCAGCAGGATCATACGATATCTAAAGATGCGGGCATTACAATTATTAAACTTGCGGATTCCGAGATAAAAAGCTCTATTGTTCTCAGAAGACCTTATCATGTCATATCAATCGATCTTGATAAAGAACAGGCTGCTGATAACATACTGCATTTTTTGGATTATAAGAGCAAATCATAG